One part of the Ralstonia pickettii genome encodes these proteins:
- a CDS encoding transporter substrate-binding domain-containing protein, giving the protein MFHRFIRTSSALLLCACAAAPALSQTAPATNRLDEIIARGTLRVGTTGDYKPFTYKNPADGRFIGLDVEMGERLAKALGVKLEIVPTTWSTLMQDFAADRYDIAMSGVSVTLERQKKAFYSIPYQRDGKTPITRCENQSKYQTLAQIDQPNVRAVVNPGGTNEKFAREHLKQAQIRVYPDNVTIFNEIVAGRADLMMTDAVETKLQQKLHPELCAVHPEAPFDFSEKAYLLPRDVVFKNFVDQWLRQTTESGEFAKRFDAWLAYPWSTPAK; this is encoded by the coding sequence ATGTTCCACCGTTTCATCCGCACCAGCAGCGCCCTGCTGCTGTGCGCCTGTGCCGCGGCTCCCGCCCTGTCGCAAACCGCGCCAGCCACCAACCGTCTCGACGAAATCATCGCGCGCGGTACGCTCCGCGTCGGCACCACCGGCGACTACAAGCCGTTCACTTACAAGAATCCTGCCGATGGCCGCTTTATCGGCCTGGATGTCGAGATGGGGGAACGTCTGGCCAAGGCACTCGGCGTGAAGCTGGAAATCGTTCCAACCACGTGGTCGACGCTGATGCAGGACTTTGCGGCTGACCGCTACGACATCGCCATGAGCGGGGTGTCGGTCACGCTGGAGCGGCAGAAGAAGGCGTTCTATTCGATTCCGTATCAACGCGACGGCAAGACGCCGATCACGCGTTGCGAGAACCAGTCGAAATATCAGACGCTGGCGCAGATCGATCAGCCGAACGTGCGTGCCGTGGTCAACCCGGGCGGCACCAACGAGAAATTCGCGCGCGAACATCTGAAGCAGGCGCAGATTCGCGTGTATCCGGACAACGTGACCATCTTCAACGAGATCGTCGCCGGCCGCGCAGACCTGATGATGACTGACGCGGTCGAAACCAAGCTGCAGCAGAAGCTGCACCCGGAGCTGTGTGCCGTGCACCCGGAAGCGCCATTCGATTTTTCGGAGAAGGCCTACCTCCTGCCCCGCGACGTCGTGTTCAAGAACTTCGTCGACCAATGGCTGCGGCAGACGACCGAGAGCGGTGAATTCGCCAAGCGCTTTGATGCATGGCTGGCGTATCCGTGGAGTACACCGGCCAAGTAA
- a CDS encoding ABC transporter permease/substrate-binding protein → MDTRRLIRHPFLRRLLACLALGWLACSTSAIAEPPLRIGSKRFTESYVLGEILTQTATPRGPAEHVPGLGNTAIVFAALKNGSIDVYPDYLGTIAAEILHLPAEQAANPNQAALLADVNRGLAPMGLGAGVPLGFEDTYALAMRDADAEREHIRTLADLATHPSLRLGLSHEFLGRADGWPAIVQRYKLPQRPTGLDHGVAYDALRASQVDVIDIYSTDAKIRREHLRVLDDPAHVFPRYDAVLLYRADVAQRHPAQWQAISALTGRIGRDDMVAMNAAVELEGQSFSQAAQQFLAGHGNALAATPARAFFGRLTDGLGRLTQRHLMLVGISTGVAVLLGVPLGLMAARRRIKQPILAVVGVLQTIPSLALLAMLIPIVGSIGVVPALIALAVYALLPIVRNTIVGLEQVPDGLRDAALALGFTPSQRTRVVDLPLALPVILAGVKTAAVISVGTATIAAFIGAGGYGERIATGLALNDSATLLAGAIPAAGLALLVQAAFEMAEWWLRRRRSDTPLR, encoded by the coding sequence TTGGATACACGGCGACTGATCCGTCATCCCTTTCTCCGGCGCCTGCTGGCATGTCTTGCGCTGGGCTGGCTGGCGTGCAGCACATCGGCCATTGCCGAGCCCCCTCTGCGCATCGGCTCCAAGCGCTTCACGGAGTCGTACGTGTTGGGCGAAATCCTCACGCAGACCGCAACCCCGCGTGGCCCCGCCGAACACGTACCCGGCCTGGGCAACACCGCCATCGTCTTTGCCGCGCTCAAGAACGGCAGCATCGACGTCTATCCGGATTACCTCGGCACCATCGCCGCTGAAATCCTGCACCTGCCCGCCGAGCAAGCGGCCAATCCCAATCAAGCCGCGCTGCTGGCCGACGTCAACCGCGGCCTGGCGCCGATGGGCCTGGGGGCCGGCGTGCCGCTCGGCTTTGAAGACACCTATGCGCTGGCCATGCGTGACGCCGATGCCGAGCGGGAGCACATCCGCACGCTGGCCGACCTGGCCACACATCCGTCGCTGCGGCTTGGCCTGTCGCACGAATTTCTCGGCCGCGCCGACGGCTGGCCGGCGATCGTCCAACGCTACAAGCTGCCGCAACGCCCGACAGGCCTCGACCACGGCGTTGCCTATGACGCGCTGCGCGCCAGCCAGGTCGACGTGATCGACATCTACTCCACCGACGCGAAGATCCGCCGCGAACACCTGCGGGTGCTCGACGACCCCGCGCACGTCTTCCCGCGCTACGACGCTGTACTGCTTTACCGCGCCGACGTTGCGCAGCGGCATCCGGCGCAATGGCAGGCGATCAGCGCGCTGACCGGGCGCATCGGGCGCGACGACATGGTGGCGATGAACGCGGCGGTCGAACTCGAAGGCCAGTCGTTCTCGCAAGCTGCGCAGCAGTTTCTCGCCGGGCATGGCAACGCGCTGGCCGCGACACCGGCTCGCGCGTTCTTCGGCCGGCTGACGGACGGCCTGGGGCGGCTCACGCAGCGTCATCTGATGCTGGTGGGCATCTCGACCGGCGTTGCCGTGCTGCTCGGCGTGCCGCTGGGCCTCATGGCAGCGCGTCGCCGCATCAAGCAGCCAATCCTTGCCGTCGTGGGCGTGTTGCAGACGATTCCGTCGCTCGCCTTGCTGGCGATGCTCATCCCGATCGTTGGGTCGATTGGCGTGGTGCCGGCGCTGATTGCGCTGGCGGTCTATGCGCTGCTGCCCATCGTGCGCAACACGATCGTCGGGCTGGAACAGGTGCCAGACGGCTTGCGCGATGCCGCGTTGGCGCTGGGGTTCACGCCCTCGCAACGCACGCGCGTTGTCGATCTTCCGCTGGCGCTGCCGGTCATCCTGGCTGGCGTCAAAACCGCCGCGGTCATCAGTGTGGGGACCGCGACTATCGCCGCGTTCATCGGCGCCGGCGGCTATGGCGAGCGCATCGCCACGGGGCTCGCCCTCAACGACAGCGCAACGCTGCTTGCCGGCGCCATTCCTGCCGCAGGGCTGGCGCTGCTCGTGCAGGCCGCGTTCGAGATGGCCGAATGGTGGCTGCGCCGACGACGCAGCGACACCCCGCTCCGCTGA
- a CDS encoding M20 family metallopeptidase → MITPPIRLKRTALAWLLAGAALPAFAQIPFSPGGASSAPAQAAPAAGGIDVAQIKPAVDAAVNAEYGQLDLLYKDIHAHPELAFQETRTAAKLAEQMRKIGFDVTEHVGKTGVVAVYRNGAGPTILVRTELDALPMEEKTGLPYASHIHTKWRGEDVGVAHSCGHDLHMASWVGTAKTLVSLKDRWHGTLVFVAQPAEETVSGAQSMIDDGFFKRFPKPDYAFALHTGPGPYGSIVFNSGPVTSNSDGLEITFKGRGGHGSAPDKTIDPVMMAARFVVDLQSVISREKDPQEFGVVSIGAIQGGSAENIIPDSVLLRGTIRSYKPAVRQKMLDGIRRTAKAVTEMSGAPDADIKITEGGKAVNNDPTVVARTEAMFKTAFGNDRVLRVPPITASEDFSAFVDAGIPSMFFFIGVNDPQTFFASLKPGAKPLPTNHSPLFAPVPEPSIKTGVTAMSLAVLNALQWNKASGQ, encoded by the coding sequence ATGATCACGCCACCCATCCGTTTGAAACGTACTGCGCTCGCCTGGTTGCTGGCCGGTGCTGCCTTGCCGGCATTCGCACAGATTCCGTTCAGCCCCGGCGGTGCATCGTCCGCGCCAGCACAGGCTGCGCCCGCGGCGGGCGGGATCGACGTGGCGCAGATCAAGCCTGCGGTGGACGCGGCGGTCAATGCCGAATATGGGCAGCTCGACCTGCTCTACAAAGACATCCACGCGCACCCGGAACTGGCGTTTCAGGAAACGCGCACCGCTGCCAAGCTGGCCGAGCAGATGCGCAAGATCGGCTTTGACGTGACGGAGCATGTCGGCAAGACCGGCGTGGTGGCGGTCTATCGCAACGGGGCCGGCCCGACGATCCTGGTGCGCACCGAACTCGATGCGCTGCCGATGGAAGAGAAAACCGGCCTGCCCTACGCGAGCCACATCCACACGAAATGGCGCGGCGAAGACGTGGGCGTCGCGCATAGCTGCGGGCACGACCTGCACATGGCGTCGTGGGTGGGCACGGCGAAGACGCTGGTGTCGCTCAAGGATCGCTGGCACGGGACGCTCGTGTTCGTCGCACAGCCTGCCGAAGAAACCGTATCGGGCGCACAGAGCATGATCGACGACGGCTTCTTCAAGCGCTTCCCCAAGCCCGACTATGCGTTTGCGCTGCACACGGGCCCGGGGCCGTACGGTTCGATCGTCTTCAACAGCGGCCCGGTCACCTCCAACTCGGACGGGTTGGAAATTACGTTCAAAGGTCGTGGCGGGCACGGCTCCGCGCCTGACAAGACCATTGACCCGGTGATGATGGCGGCGCGCTTCGTGGTCGACCTGCAAAGCGTGATCAGCCGCGAGAAGGATCCGCAGGAATTTGGCGTGGTGAGCATCGGAGCCATCCAGGGCGGCAGCGCTGAGAACATCATCCCGGACAGCGTGCTGCTGCGCGGGACGATCCGTTCGTACAAGCCGGCGGTGCGCCAGAAGATGCTCGACGGTATCCGGCGCACGGCCAAGGCCGTCACCGAGATGTCGGGCGCGCCGGACGCCGATATCAAGATCACCGAAGGCGGCAAGGCGGTCAACAACGACCCGACCGTGGTCGCGCGCACCGAGGCGATGTTCAAAACCGCCTTCGGCAACGACCGCGTACTGCGCGTGCCGCCCATCACGGCCAGCGAAGATTTCTCGGCGTTTGTTGACGCGGGCATCCCGTCGATGTTCTTCTTCATCGGCGTGAACGATCCGCAGACATTCTTCGCCTCGCTCAAGCCGGGCGCCAAGCCGCTGCCGACCAATCATTCTCCGCTGTTCGCACCGGTGCCCGAACCGTCCATCAAGACGGGCGTGACGGCGATGTCGCTGGCAGTGCTCAATGCACTGCAATGGAACAAGGCGTCGGGCCAGTAA
- a CDS encoding HD-GYP domain-containing protein: MRKRIAIEHLRVGMYLDEFVGSWLEHPFWRARFRVEDAAQLQRLRASGVREVWIDTTRGTDVAAANAAPPAPEMPVPPACSADAHIAPRPITHAEEMRRAARLISKAEVAVQAMFADARMGRTIEARDALPLVEAISGSVDRHPSALTSLVRLKAKDRYTFLHSVAVCALMVSLGRQLGLSDDEVRDAGLAGLLHDIGKIAIPPEVLNKPGALTDAEFRHVIVHPQAGHDILTGDSSMRDIALDVCLHHHERMDGTGYPHKLAGEGISLFARMGAICDVYDAVTSDRPYKKAWEAAYAVQRMVEWRGNHFDPMVFNAFVKSVGIYPVGSLVRLRSGRLAVVMQHAPGALLTPTVKVFFSISSGTRVAPELIDLAQTGDQIVSREEPRDWGLTDLNELWIHGD, encoded by the coding sequence ATGCGCAAGCGCATCGCTATCGAACACCTGCGGGTGGGCATGTACCTCGACGAATTCGTCGGCTCCTGGCTGGAACACCCGTTCTGGCGGGCCCGTTTTCGCGTGGAAGATGCCGCCCAATTGCAACGCCTGCGTGCCAGCGGCGTGCGCGAGGTGTGGATCGACACCACGCGCGGCACCGACGTGGCCGCCGCCAACGCGGCACCTCCGGCCCCCGAAATGCCGGTGCCACCGGCCTGCTCCGCCGACGCCCACATTGCGCCCCGCCCCATCACGCATGCGGAAGAAATGCGCCGTGCCGCTCGCCTCATCAGTAAGGCGGAGGTCGCCGTCCAGGCTATGTTTGCCGATGCTCGCATGGGCCGCACGATCGAAGCGCGCGATGCACTGCCATTGGTGGAAGCCATTTCAGGCTCCGTCGACCGCCACCCGAGCGCGCTGACCAGCCTGGTGCGCCTGAAAGCGAAAGATCGCTACACGTTCCTGCATTCGGTAGCCGTGTGCGCGCTCATGGTGTCGCTTGGCCGTCAGCTAGGGCTGTCGGATGACGAAGTCCGCGATGCGGGCCTCGCCGGCCTGTTGCATGACATCGGCAAGATCGCGATTCCGCCCGAGGTGTTGAACAAGCCCGGTGCACTGACCGACGCTGAATTCCGCCACGTGATCGTCCACCCGCAGGCGGGCCACGACATCCTGACGGGCGACAGCAGCATGCGCGACATCGCGCTCGACGTCTGCCTGCACCACCACGAGCGCATGGACGGCACCGGCTATCCGCACAAGCTGGCTGGCGAAGGCATCTCGCTGTTCGCGCGCATGGGCGCCATCTGCGACGTGTATGACGCGGTCACGTCCGACCGCCCGTACAAGAAAGCGTGGGAAGCCGCCTACGCGGTGCAGCGCATGGTCGAATGGCGCGGCAACCATTTCGACCCGATGGTGTTCAACGCCTTCGTCAAGAGCGTGGGCATCTATCCGGTGGGTTCGCTCGTCCGGCTACGCTCGGGCCGGCTGGCGGTGGTCATGCAACATGCACCGGGCGCCTTGCTCACGCCCACGGTCAAGGTATTCTTCTCGATATCGTCGGGCACGCGGGTTGCGCCCGAACTCATCGATCTGGCGCAGACTGGCGACCAGATCGTTTCCCGAGAAGAACCCCGCGACTGGGGCCTGACCGACCTCAACGAACTTTGGATACACGGCGACTGA